A stretch of [Clostridium] innocuum DNA encodes these proteins:
- the dxs gene encoding 1-deoxy-D-xylulose-5-phosphate synthase, translating into MNIYDIKQPEDIKECSIAQLQDLAQQIRVFLIQSIAKTGGHLSSNLGVVELTLAMHYVFDSPTDKFIFDVGHQSYVHKILTGRGNQFATLRQYKGIAGFQKRKESEHDVWEAGHSSTSLSAALGMAVGRDLHKDTYQIVPVIGDGALSGGMAMEALNQIGSEQRNMVIIFNDNNMSISQNVGAMDEAFTKLRTSKPYTTLKEDLKGALSTSRMGSSLLHTMKNMKNAVKENVVDTSIFGDFNLDYIGPVDGHDLKMLIKVLKIARQHEGPIVVHVITKKGKGYRYAEEDKEGKWHGVSQFDPETGESLAKLPAGHKSWSEVMSRTLVKLAEHDERIVAITPAMKSGSKLSAFFDRYPTRSFDCGIAEEHAMTFAAGLCTQDIRPFISVYSSFLQRAYDQISHDVARMQLPVVIGIDRCSLVGEDGETHHGVFDIAMLRPIPNMILAQPKDAREAQNLLYSAFAQNNQPYAIRYPRGNVSYQAVEQYTYIPPGTWTQTVIREDYALNIITYGPDVDRIISKARVNQLPIRVINARFFKPIDEELLTSVCEEDKPTIIFEPDMLCGGLSSAITEFANDHRYATHFVRMGIDDHFVEHGSLPQLRKLEHLDMNTLFEIITSYLRPEKK; encoded by the coding sequence ATGAACATCTACGATATCAAACAGCCTGAGGACATCAAGGAATGCTCGATTGCGCAGCTGCAGGATCTGGCACAGCAGATACGTGTCTTTCTGATTCAAAGCATTGCCAAAACCGGAGGACATCTGTCCAGTAATCTCGGTGTGGTGGAGCTGACGCTGGCCATGCATTATGTCTTTGATTCTCCAACGGATAAATTTATTTTTGATGTCGGTCACCAGTCCTACGTACATAAAATCCTGACGGGTCGGGGAAATCAGTTCGCAACCCTGCGACAGTATAAGGGGATTGCCGGTTTTCAGAAACGTAAGGAAAGTGAACACGATGTCTGGGAGGCCGGGCATTCCTCCACCTCACTGTCAGCGGCACTGGGCATGGCAGTAGGACGTGATCTGCATAAGGATACCTACCAGATCGTGCCGGTCATCGGGGATGGTGCGCTGAGCGGTGGTATGGCGATGGAGGCATTGAACCAGATCGGTAGTGAACAGCGCAATATGGTCATTATTTTTAACGATAACAACATGTCCATATCACAAAATGTGGGTGCGATGGACGAGGCCTTTACCAAGCTGCGGACAAGCAAGCCCTATACGACATTGAAGGAAGATCTGAAAGGGGCATTATCCACCTCCCGTATGGGTTCCTCTTTACTGCATACCATGAAAAATATGAAAAATGCAGTCAAGGAAAACGTGGTGGATACCTCTATATTCGGTGATTTTAATCTTGACTATATCGGACCGGTGGACGGACACGATTTAAAGATGCTGATCAAGGTGCTGAAAATTGCCCGGCAGCACGAGGGACCGATCGTTGTCCATGTCATCACGAAAAAAGGCAAGGGCTATCGCTATGCGGAAGAGGATAAGGAAGGAAAATGGCACGGTGTCAGCCAGTTTGACCCGGAAACCGGAGAATCCCTGGCGAAGCTTCCGGCGGGACATAAAAGCTGGAGTGAGGTCATGTCCCGTACACTGGTGAAGCTTGCCGAGCATGATGAGCGCATTGTCGCCATTACACCCGCAATGAAATCCGGCAGTAAGCTGTCCGCCTTTTTTGACCGCTATCCGACACGTTCCTTTGATTGCGGTATTGCAGAGGAGCATGCAATGACGTTTGCGGCGGGCCTCTGTACGCAGGATATCCGTCCGTTTATCTCCGTATATTCCTCCTTTCTGCAAAGAGCCTATGACCAGATCAGCCACGATGTGGCACGTATGCAGCTGCCGGTTGTCATCGGTATCGATCGCTGCTCACTGGTCGGAGAGGACGGTGAGACGCATCACGGTGTGTTCGATATCGCCATGCTGCGGCCCATTCCGAATATGATACTGGCACAGCCCAAGGATGCCCGGGAAGCGCAGAATCTGCTGTACTCCGCCTTTGCGCAGAACAATCAGCCCTATGCGATACGCTATCCAAGAGGTAACGTGTCCTATCAGGCGGTGGAGCAGTACACCTACATACCACCGGGAACCTGGACACAGACGGTGATCCGTGAGGATTATGCGCTCAATATCATCACCTACGGACCGGATGTGGATCGTATCATTTCCAAGGCGAGGGTGAATCAGCTGCCGATCCGGGTAATCAATGCACGCTTCTTCAAACCGATTGATGAGGAGCTTTTGACCTCCGTCTGTGAGGAGGATAAGCCGACGATCATCTTTGAACCGGATATGCTGTGCGGCGGCTTGTCCAGCGCTATTACAGAATTTGCCAATGACCACCGCTATGCGACACATTTTGTCCGTATGGGAATCGATGATCATTTCGTGGAGCACGGCTCTTTACCGCAGCTGCGAAAGCTGGAGCATCTGGATATGAACACGCTGTTTGAAATCATCACAAGCTACCTGAGGCCGGAAAAGAAATGA
- a CDS encoding Mrp/NBP35 family ATP-binding protein, protein MSNCNSCPSKGTCGKQADSCGIQNNERNKIRHVIGVMSGKGGVGKSSMSVLMAKEMARRGFRVGIMDADITGPSIPRLMGLEHAQAFGTNDAIEPVVDKDGIKVMSLNFLMEDENQPVVWRGPIVANAVKQFWTDVVWEELDYLFIDMPPGTGDVALTVLQSLPVSGVIMVSTPQPMVSMIVSKAINMCKQVKVEVLGIIENMSYVVCPDCGKRIEIFQHRNVEDFVRENEVPLWAELPMMDSISRIYKDDDFDTETAQQMYAWISPAADQLIEKMGK, encoded by the coding sequence ATGAGTAACTGTAATTCATGCCCCAGCAAGGGAACCTGCGGCAAGCAGGCTGACAGCTGCGGCATCCAGAATAATGAACGCAATAAAATCCGTCATGTCATCGGTGTGATGAGTGGCAAGGGCGGTGTAGGAAAATCCAGTATGAGTGTACTGATGGCAAAGGAAATGGCCAGAAGAGGCTTTCGTGTCGGTATCATGGATGCGGATATCACAGGACCAAGTATTCCACGTCTGATGGGACTGGAGCATGCACAGGCATTCGGTACAAACGACGCCATTGAGCCGGTCGTGGATAAGGATGGCATCAAGGTCATGTCTTTGAATTTTCTGATGGAGGATGAAAACCAGCCGGTTGTATGGCGCGGTCCGATCGTAGCAAATGCAGTTAAGCAGTTCTGGACTGATGTCGTATGGGAGGAGCTGGACTATCTGTTCATCGATATGCCTCCGGGAACTGGTGATGTCGCGCTGACGGTACTACAGAGTCTGCCTGTCAGCGGAGTTATTATGGTATCCACTCCGCAGCCGATGGTATCCATGATCGTATCCAAGGCAATCAATATGTGCAAGCAGGTCAAGGTCGAGGTACTGGGGATTATTGAAAATATGAGCTATGTCGTTTGTCCGGATTGCGGTAAACGGATCGAAATCTTCCAGCACCGCAATGTGGAGGATTTTGTCAGGGAAAATGAGGTGCCTTTATGGGCAGAGCTGCCGATGATGGACAGCATTTCCAGAATTTACAAGGATGATGATTTTGATACGGAAACAGCACAGCAGATGTATGCCTGGATTTCACCTGCGGCAGATCAGCTGATTGAAAAAATGGGCAAATAA
- a CDS encoding TlyA family RNA methyltransferase, with the protein MRLDVYLSTQGLCDSRARAQDAIQEGRVTVNGRIAKKSSMPVDDSMDIKLEEAETAFASRAGYKLYDVLKPFEIDLEGRVVLDVGASTGGFSDVCLQNKARLVYAVDVGKGQLLERLKNDPRIINMEGVNCRYLSGDMFDPRPDFACMDVSFISIRQILPVLAEQFADMEIVALVKPQFEAGRAKVGKHGIVKNEKVHIEVLQSMCDYVKTLGLYVHHLCASSVLGRDGNKEFVMHLKHTETHKVFPIRDIVKNYTVKR; encoded by the coding sequence ATGAGACTGGATGTATATTTAAGCACGCAGGGACTGTGTGACAGCCGTGCAAGAGCACAGGATGCCATACAGGAGGGCAGAGTGACTGTAAATGGAAGGATTGCGAAGAAAAGCAGTATGCCGGTGGATGATTCCATGGATATCAAGCTGGAGGAGGCGGAAACAGCATTTGCCTCCCGCGCAGGCTATAAGCTGTATGATGTGCTAAAGCCCTTTGAAATCGATTTGGAGGGACGCGTCGTTTTGGATGTCGGTGCAAGCACCGGAGGCTTCAGCGATGTCTGTCTGCAAAACAAAGCACGCCTTGTCTACGCAGTGGATGTCGGGAAGGGTCAGCTGCTCGAGCGATTGAAAAATGATCCGCGCATTATCAATATGGAAGGTGTCAACTGCCGCTATCTGAGTGGGGATATGTTTGATCCGCGTCCGGATTTTGCCTGCATGGATGTATCCTTTATCTCCATACGGCAGATTCTTCCGGTGCTGGCAGAGCAGTTTGCCGATATGGAAATTGTCGCCCTGGTAAAGCCGCAGTTTGAAGCGGGCAGGGCAAAGGTCGGCAAGCATGGCATCGTGAAAAATGAAAAGGTACATATCGAGGTTTTGCAGTCCATGTGTGACTATGTGAAAACCCTCGGCCTGTATGTCCATCACCTGTGTGCCAGCAGTGTACTGGGCAGGGATGGCAATAAGGAATTCGTTATGCATTTGAAGCATACAGAGACACATAAGGTTTTTCCCATTCGGGATATTGTTAAAAATTATACAGTAAAGAGGTGA
- a CDS encoding tyrosine recombinase, which translates to MNLQDALQDYLHYIQAVDQKSLATIHSYTQDLQEYLSWLQAQGKTEMEDILPRDIQSFLSDMGGIQEDGLRYKRSSVNHMLSSIHMFHRFISMNHPSILDPSIHLRGGKKVQKLPLYFNPHDIELLLDSFGQDAQGLYQKAILELLYGCGLRVSEVCELRINQVHLEQGYLRVIGKGDKERMVPMHERCMRVLRTYLTQIRPTWEKRKSTRVFLNSRGNVLTRQYVHTLIKQRLQALGLDERLSAHSFRHSFATHLLDGGADLRVVQELLGHSDIATTQIYTHVQNRRLKEAIDQYHPRSVKKEK; encoded by the coding sequence ATGAATCTGCAGGACGCTCTGCAGGACTATCTGCATTACATACAGGCGGTTGACCAGAAATCACTGGCAACCATTCATTCCTATACACAGGATTTGCAGGAATACCTCAGCTGGCTGCAGGCGCAGGGAAAAACGGAAATGGAGGATATTCTGCCCAGGGATATCCAAAGCTTTTTATCTGATATGGGGGGCATACAGGAGGACGGTCTGCGCTATAAGCGCAGCAGTGTCAATCATATGCTGAGCAGCATTCATATGTTTCACCGCTTTATCTCAATGAACCATCCCTCGATTCTGGATCCCTCTATCCATCTGCGGGGAGGGAAGAAGGTACAGAAGCTGCCGCTGTATTTCAATCCGCATGATATCGAGCTGCTGCTGGACAGCTTTGGACAGGATGCGCAGGGACTGTATCAGAAAGCGATTCTGGAGCTGCTGTATGGCTGCGGTCTTCGTGTCAGTGAGGTGTGCGAGCTGCGCATAAATCAGGTACACCTGGAGCAGGGCTATCTGCGGGTGATCGGAAAAGGGGATAAGGAGCGCATGGTGCCGATGCATGAACGCTGTATGCGTGTCCTGCGTACGTATCTGACACAAATCCGTCCAACATGGGAAAAGCGGAAAAGTACACGTGTTTTCCTGAACAGCAGAGGAAATGTTCTGACACGGCAGTATGTTCATACGCTGATTAAGCAGCGCCTGCAGGCACTGGGGCTGGATGAGCGTCTTTCAGCGCACAGCTTCCGTCACAGCTTTGCGACACATCTGTTGGACGGCGGTGCAGATTTACGGGTTGTGCAGGAGCTGCTGGGACACAGCGATATCGCAACAACACAGATTTATACTCATGTGCAGAACCGGAGGCTGAAGGAAGCCATCGATCAGTATCATCCCCGCTCCGTTAAAAAGGAGAAATGA
- a CDS encoding stage IV sporulation protein B: MYKKIVAFLCALSLLLPIGIHASDDLYLGGDSIGIQLDYNGVMITGTYPFVVQGETYDPGGTIQPSDILVKVNQVPISSMDELYQQLSAFQEAVNEIPVEIRRGSNTIPVTLKTTYDASTRSFKSGLYVKDKIVGVGTLTYYDPSNNTYGALGHEIMDSDLKQIAEVPSGSLYPANVISITKAQDNIPGEKHAEIDFSSAFANVLANTNIGIYGHYDSMLRNVEALPWAKHDEVHTGKAVMYTVLQGNTIEPFTINITKVHRQNTSDVKGIEFTIADERLASASNGIVQGMSGSPIVQDGKIIGAVTHVITSHPSNGYGVFVEWMLEKSRNMA; encoded by the coding sequence TTGTACAAAAAAATAGTTGCTTTTTTATGCGCACTGTCCCTACTGCTTCCCATCGGCATTCACGCCAGCGATGACCTGTATCTGGGCGGTGACAGCATCGGAATTCAGCTGGATTACAACGGTGTGATGATTACGGGAACATATCCGTTCGTCGTACAAGGTGAAACCTATGATCCCGGCGGTACCATCCAGCCCAGTGATATCCTGGTAAAGGTGAATCAGGTACCGATATCCTCCATGGATGAATTGTATCAGCAGCTGTCCGCCTTTCAGGAAGCTGTCAATGAAATCCCTGTCGAAATACGACGCGGTTCGAACACCATACCGGTTACCCTGAAAACCACGTATGATGCCTCCACACGTTCGTTTAAAAGCGGCTTGTATGTAAAGGATAAAATCGTCGGTGTTGGAACATTGACCTATTATGATCCCTCCAACAATACCTACGGAGCCTTAGGTCATGAAATCATGGATTCTGATTTAAAGCAGATTGCAGAGGTACCTTCCGGAAGCCTGTATCCGGCCAATGTCATATCGATAACGAAGGCACAGGATAACATTCCGGGTGAAAAGCATGCGGAAATAGATTTCTCCTCCGCCTTCGCCAATGTACTTGCTAATACCAATATCGGTATTTATGGTCATTACGATTCCATGCTGCGAAATGTCGAGGCTCTGCCATGGGCAAAGCATGATGAGGTACATACGGGAAAAGCCGTCATGTATACTGTCTTACAGGGAAATACGATTGAGCCCTTTACGATTAACATCACGAAGGTACACCGGCAGAATACATCCGATGTCAAGGGTATCGAATTTACGATTGCGGATGAGCGTCTAGCTTCTGCGTCGAATGGAATCGTACAGGGAATGAGTGGATCACCGATTGTGCAGGATGGAAAAATCATTGGTGCTGTCACGCATGTCATCACCTCCCACCCTTCCAACGGGTATGGAGTCTTTGTCGAATGGATGCTTGAAAAATCCAGAAATATGGCTTAA
- the spo0A gene encoding sporulation transcription factor Spo0A has product MNNKMNVYLVDDSMEMIHSMKEALTKSDGYQVIGSATNGEQCVNELRGKHLDVLVLDLIMPKKDGISVLHDLKKNHIQVDHIICTTPFVNDLIVAGVQNYRIDYILMKPFEIEQLCDKLNFIVGYTRKEHISSNVVKVNLDDDEKERLQKLELESEITELLHEIGIPAHIKGYMYLRTAILETYLNVDFLGQITKVLYPEIAKKYATTASRVERAIRHAIEVAWNRGNIDAIDDIFGYTISASKAKPTNSEFIAMISDKLRLEHRLRNKNNVIKTFR; this is encoded by the coding sequence ATGAATAACAAAATGAATGTATATCTGGTGGATGATAGCATGGAGATGATCCACAGTATGAAGGAAGCGCTCACAAAGAGCGACGGGTATCAGGTCATCGGAAGTGCCACCAATGGCGAGCAGTGTGTCAATGAGCTGCGCGGCAAGCATCTGGATGTCCTTGTGCTGGATCTGATTATGCCGAAGAAGGACGGCATCAGCGTTCTGCACGATTTGAAGAAAAACCATATACAGGTGGATCACATCATCTGTACAACACCGTTTGTGAACGATCTCATCGTGGCAGGTGTTCAGAATTACCGTATCGATTATATTCTGATGAAGCCCTTTGAGATAGAACAGCTGTGTGATAAGCTTAACTTCATTGTCGGCTACACACGGAAGGAGCATATATCCAGCAATGTGGTGAAGGTCAATCTGGATGATGATGAGAAGGAGCGTCTGCAGAAGCTGGAGCTGGAAAGTGAGATTACAGAGCTGTTGCATGAAATCGGGATTCCTGCACATATCAAGGGCTACATGTATCTGCGTACAGCAATTCTGGAAACCTATCTGAATGTTGATTTTCTGGGACAGATCACAAAGGTGCTGTATCCGGAAATCGCCAAGAAATATGCAACCACGGCATCCCGTGTGGAAAGAGCCATTCGACACGCAATCGAGGTAGCATGGAACAGAGGCAACATCGATGCAATTGATGATATCTTCGGATATACGATATCTGCCAGCAAGGCAAAGCCAACCAATTCCGAATTCATCGCCATGATTTCCGACAAGCTGCGCTTAGAGCACAGACTGCGCAACAAAAACAATGTGATCAAGACATTCCGCTAG
- a CDS encoding methyltransferase domain-containing protein codes for MEDYTYDYINGTDIYLYQHKKMFRINTDTALLAQFMKVKKGERVLDIGTNNGALLLAAHRYAPSYLYGIDIQPEAIAVAEKNMEHHHITNVVLMAQDIYDAALEKVDVIVCNPPYFKVDQESNLNESQSLQMARHERFLTLRTLCQRVSELLEEKGRFYMVHRASRISEIAYTLKQHRLEIRTLQFVYDANRKEAVSVLVEAVKDGRVNAHVLLPQIIER; via the coding sequence ATGGAAGATTACACGTATGATTATATCAACGGGACGGATATTTATCTGTATCAGCATAAAAAGATGTTTCGCATCAACACAGACACGGCGCTTCTGGCGCAGTTCATGAAGGTCAAAAAAGGGGAACGGGTACTGGATATCGGCACGAACAACGGAGCGTTGCTTCTTGCGGCACACCGCTATGCTCCGTCATATCTGTATGGCATCGATATCCAGCCGGAGGCCATAGCGGTTGCGGAAAAGAATATGGAGCATCACCATATAACGAATGTGGTGCTCATGGCACAGGATATATACGATGCCGCTTTGGAAAAGGTGGATGTTATTGTCTGTAATCCGCCATATTTCAAGGTGGATCAGGAAAGCAATCTCAATGAATCGCAAAGTCTTCAGATGGCGCGCCATGAACGCTTCCTCACACTAAGGACCCTGTGTCAGCGGGTCAGTGAGCTGCTGGAGGAAAAGGGACGCTTCTATATGGTGCACCGGGCTTCCCGTATATCGGAAATCGCCTATACCCTGAAGCAGCATCGTCTGGAAATCCGTACCCTGCAGTTTGTCTACGATGCCAACAGAAAGGAAGCAGTCAGTGTATTGGTGGAGGCGGTAAAGGATGGCAGGGTAAACGCCCATGTACTGTTACCGCAGATCATAGAGCGATGA
- the recN gene encoding DNA repair protein RecN produces the protein MLTQIYVKNFILMDEVQLELHDNMSAFTGETGAGKSLLMDAIGILKGDRVNSDMIKEGCDKAVIEGVFELAPQHSVLQQLQDAGHECEDGLLIVTREVTREGRSIARINQRTTTVSFVKQIVSQLVDIHSQHDTQYLRNAASHQLLLDRFARDEDLLAKTKQSYHSYRSMKDALEEALHSDYNEDDLEFLTFQLNEIDEAQLQEEELEKLEQEQKRMMAYEKLSSSAAQAIALLDEGSVSSIYESYRLLHALHEDEIFTDAAAQLLDLYYALDEQCSRVRTHLEELEFDEGRFHELQERIFLIHKIQRKYGGSYAAVMEKRSFLEKKIDSILHRQDFIAKSEKELEKARKVYEEDCMQLHVLREKKARELEQLILQQLKDLQLPNARFHVELEPFEGNAQGSDKITFLVSMNAGERLRPLQATASGGELSRFMLGLKTVFTRLTGIDTIIFDEIDTGVSGSVAFSIGKKMRQLAQRTQVFCVTHLASVAACAMQHYVVEKHQEGGHTETTIRLLNDKERIQEMAVISQGSTSESALQAAKELYELAKKETGNN, from the coding sequence ATGCTTACACAGATCTATGTGAAAAATTTCATCCTGATGGATGAGGTGCAGCTGGAGCTGCATGACAACATGTCAGCCTTTACGGGAGAAACCGGTGCCGGAAAATCCCTGTTAATGGATGCCATCGGTATTCTGAAGGGAGATCGTGTCAACAGCGACATGATCAAGGAGGGCTGTGACAAGGCTGTCATTGAAGGCGTTTTTGAACTTGCGCCACAGCACAGCGTGCTGCAGCAGCTGCAGGATGCAGGCCATGAATGTGAGGACGGCCTGCTGATTGTTACACGTGAGGTAACCCGGGAGGGAAGAAGCATTGCGCGGATCAATCAGCGAACGACAACGGTTTCCTTTGTAAAGCAGATCGTTTCTCAGCTGGTCGATATTCATTCCCAGCATGACACACAGTATCTGCGTAATGCGGCATCTCACCAGCTGCTGCTGGACCGATTTGCACGGGATGAAGACCTGCTGGCAAAGACAAAGCAGAGCTATCACAGCTACCGTTCCATGAAGGATGCCCTGGAGGAAGCGCTCCACAGTGATTACAATGAGGACGATCTGGAATTTCTGACCTTTCAGCTGAATGAAATCGACGAGGCACAGCTGCAGGAAGAAGAACTGGAGAAGCTGGAGCAGGAACAAAAGCGTATGATGGCATATGAAAAGCTGAGCTCCTCCGCAGCACAGGCGATTGCCCTTTTGGATGAGGGAAGTGTTTCTTCCATCTATGAAAGCTATCGCCTGCTGCATGCGCTGCATGAGGATGAAATCTTTACGGATGCGGCTGCACAGCTGCTGGATCTGTACTATGCGCTGGATGAGCAGTGCTCCCGCGTCCGCACCCATCTGGAGGAGCTCGAATTCGATGAGGGCCGTTTCCATGAACTTCAGGAAAGAATTTTCCTGATACACAAGATACAGCGGAAATACGGCGGCAGCTATGCGGCTGTCATGGAGAAACGCAGCTTTCTGGAAAAAAAGATCGACAGCATCCTGCACCGCCAGGATTTTATCGCAAAATCCGAGAAGGAGCTGGAGAAGGCCAGAAAGGTATATGAAGAAGATTGTATGCAGCTGCATGTGCTGCGTGAAAAAAAGGCAAGGGAGCTGGAGCAGCTGATTCTGCAGCAGCTAAAGGATTTGCAGCTGCCCAATGCACGCTTCCACGTTGAACTGGAGCCCTTTGAGGGAAATGCGCAGGGCAGTGATAAAATCACCTTTCTGGTATCCATGAATGCCGGAGAGCGGCTGCGTCCGCTGCAGGCTACAGCCAGCGGCGGGGAGCTTTCCCGTTTTATGCTGGGATTGAAGACCGTCTTTACACGGCTGACGGGTATTGATACCATTATCTTCGATGAAATCGATACCGGTGTCAGCGGCAGTGTTGCGTTTTCCATCGGAAAGAAAATGCGTCAGCTTGCGCAAAGGACTCAGGTGTTCTGCGTGACTCATCTTGCAAGTGTTGCGGCCTGTGCCATGCAGCATTATGTTGTGGAAAAGCATCAGGAAGGCGGACATACGGAAACGACGATCCGCCTGCTGAACGATAAAGAGCGCATACAGGAAATGGCTGTGATATCACAGGGCAGCACCAGTGAAAGTGCTCTGCAGGCAGCAAAAGAGCTGTATGAGCTTGCAAAAAAGGAAACAGGTAATAATTAA
- a CDS encoding stage II sporulation protein M, whose product MKKNIPLKKRQGYHGFLKKYHNVYLFIAILVGCGILMGIIVSNYIDVSDIKSLSSYLTTIDSGVDKYDYFVSQFFSGIVFILFVFLLGTSLIGIPIISFIAFTKGMQIGFSCALFVYTYHLKGIAGIIMTLLPQVAMDLIATFLISASAIQLSMYIIYSTTNRERLNFKQLGNNVLNDIFICFVIILAGSYLKSTLVIEFIKLFNLM is encoded by the coding sequence ATGAAAAAAAATATTCCCCTAAAAAAGAGGCAGGGCTATCATGGGTTTCTCAAGAAATACCATAACGTATATCTGTTTATAGCGATTCTTGTCGGCTGCGGGATACTGATGGGTATCATTGTATCCAATTATATTGATGTATCGGATATAAAGAGCTTATCCAGCTATCTGACGACCATTGATTCCGGTGTTGATAAATACGATTACTTCGTATCGCAGTTTTTCAGCGGCATCGTGTTTATTCTGTTTGTGTTTTTGCTGGGAACCTCCCTAATTGGAATTCCCATTATCAGCTTTATCGCCTTTACGAAGGGTATGCAGATCGGCTTTTCCTGTGCGCTGTTTGTGTATACATATCATTTAAAGGGAATTGCAGGCATTATCATGACCCTGCTTCCACAGGTGGCAATGGATCTGATTGCGACCTTTCTGATCTCCGCCAGCGCCATTCAGCTGTCCATGTATATCATCTATTCCACAACGAATCGGGAGCGGCTCAATTTCAAGCAGCTGGGCAACAATGTACTGAACGATATCTTTATCTGCTTTGTGATCATTCTGGCAGGCAGCTATCTGAAATCGACACTGGTGATCGAATTCATAAAACTGTTTAATTTGATGTGA
- the dinB gene encoding DNA polymerase IV, giving the protein MAGRVILHIDLNSYFASAEILKNSALEGQPVVVAGLHRRSVVSTASYEARKYGVHSAMPLHMAMEKCPNLVVVQGDYGWYEELSNRFFKYLRRFSSLIEPASIDECYMDVTDVIKDYKRPLDLAWQIQKSVQKDLKLPCSIGVAPNKFLAKMASDMRKPMGITILRKQEVPKKLWPLPISDMWGIGKKTVPLLIKHGITTIGDLADAENESKIMTLLGKHAYTYIQNARGNGSAQLSFNTSVQSISQSTTLDRDITDYEEVKTVLKRLAATLSRRAREDHIKGSLISISIRYFDFTNAVRSTNIHSYTDDANVLLEHALLLFDRHYNGREIRHLGIGLGSLYSAEHTIDQIDLFQHEIQPLNDVEDVLKELNAQLPGAHLIRASDIHPSKGQK; this is encoded by the coding sequence ATGGCAGGAAGAGTTATCTTACATATTGATCTAAATTCCTACTTTGCAAGTGCGGAGATATTGAAAAACTCTGCACTGGAGGGGCAGCCGGTCGTTGTGGCGGGACTGCACAGGCGAAGTGTGGTATCAACGGCAAGCTATGAAGCCCGCAAGTACGGGGTACACAGCGCGATGCCATTGCATATGGCAATGGAGAAGTGTCCAAATCTTGTTGTTGTTCAGGGCGATTACGGCTGGTATGAGGAATTGAGTAATCGTTTTTTTAAATATCTGCGTCGTTTTTCAAGTCTGATCGAGCCGGCCAGTATCGACGAATGCTATATGGATGTCACCGATGTCATCAAGGACTATAAGCGACCGCTGGACCTTGCCTGGCAGATACAAAAGAGTGTGCAAAAAGATTTGAAGCTGCCCTGCAGTATCGGTGTGGCACCGAACAAATTTCTGGCAAAAATGGCAAGCGACATGCGTAAGCCGATGGGAATCACGATATTGCGCAAGCAGGAGGTTCCCAAAAAGCTGTGGCCGCTTCCCATCAGTGATATGTGGGGAATTGGAAAGAAGACGGTACCACTGCTGATCAAGCATGGAATCACAACGATTGGCGACCTTGCAGATGCAGAAAATGAATCCAAAATCATGACGCTGCTTGGCAAGCATGCCTATACATATATTCAGAATGCACGTGGTAACGGAAGTGCACAGCTTTCCTTCAATACCAGTGTGCAGTCCATATCGCAGTCCACAACTCTGGATCGTGATATTACGGATTATGAGGAGGTTAAAACTGTTTTGAAGCGTCTTGCGGCCACATTGAGCAGACGGGCAAGGGAAGATCATATCAAGGGTTCTTTAATATCCATCAGTATCCGCTATTTTGACTTCACCAATGCCGTTCGTTCCACCAACATTCATTCCTATACCGATGATGCAAACGTGCTGCTGGAGCATGCACTACTCTTATTTGACCGTCACTACAACGGCAGGGAAATCCGTCATCTGGGAATCGGTCTGGGCTCTCTGTATTCCGCAGAGCATACGATCGATCAAATCGATTTGTTTCAGCATGAGATTCAGCCGCTGAACGATGTCGAGGATGTGTTGAAGGAGCTGAATGCGCAGCTGCCGGGAGCGCATCTGATACGAGCCAGTGATATTCATCCATCCAAGGGACAGAAATAA